GAGCAAGAAAAACAACCGCAAGAGTAAGGACACGAACCGATGAATATGCAAGAAACGTTAAACGTTGAAGCGCGCAAAGAAGAGACGTTGACAGCTTCAGCTTATGAAACAATTTGTAATCTTGTGTCTATTGAGCCGGTTTCAAGCGAAATCAGCATAGATAACTTCCGTGATGCTAATAACCTTGCGGAAACCGACACCAATGAGCGCTTAACTGCTGCTATCAATGTCTTTTTAGATATGGCCACTAATGACAGCAAAGAAGTGTCGCGTATCGACAAGTTATTACTTGATGACTACATCGCCAAAGTTGACAAAATTATTTCTGAACAGCTGGACGAAATTTTACATCATCCGCAGTTTCAAAAAGTAGAATCGGCGTGGCGTTCATTGCGTTATTTGGTAAATCGTTGTCCAAATAACTCAAACGTAAAGCTTGAGCTACTTGATGTTGATAAAGAAACGCTACGTGATGACTTCGAAGAAGCACCAGATACCACGCAATCTGCGCTCTATAAGCAAGTATATACGGCTGAGTATGACACACCAGGTGGCGAGCCAATTTCGACTATGGTGTCAAACTTTGAATTTGATTGTTCAGCGCCGGATGTGTCGTTATTGCAAGAAATTTCAAGGGTATCTGCGGCAGCACATTGTCCTTTCTTAGGTAGTGTTGGTGCTAAATTCTTCCTAAAAGACTCGCTTGAAGAAGTGTCAAAAATTCAGGATTTAGGCTCTTATATGGAGCGTGCTGAGTTTTTACGTTGGAAGAACTTCCGTGAATCAGAAGATGCACGTTACATTGGCTTAGCATTTCCGCGCTTCTTGCTGCGCTTACCATACGGCGACTTAAACCCAATTCGCCACTTTAACTATCAAGAAGACGTTAGCAGCGAGCATCACGAACGTTATCTATGGGGTAACGCGACATTTGCGTTCGCGGCAAATATCGTCCGTAGCTTCCACCAAAATGGTTGGGCGGTAAATATTCGTGGTCCACAGTCTGGCGGTCGCGTTGAAAATCTACCTCTGCATTCTTTTGAGGCTGGTCGTGGTCAAGAAACTAAGATCCCAACGGAAGTGCTGATCTCTGAAACTAAAGAGCTTGAGTTTGCAAACCAAGGGTTTATCCCTCTGAGCTATTACAAAAACAGTGACTTTGCGTGTTTCTTCTCTGCAAACAGTGCGCAAAAGCCACAAATTTTTGAGACGCCGGAAGCCACCTCTAACTCGCGGATCAATGCAAGATTACCTTAC
This genomic interval from Pseudoalteromonas galatheae contains the following:
- the tssC gene encoding type VI secretion system contractile sheath large subunit; its protein translation is MNMQETLNVEARKEETLTASAYETICNLVSIEPVSSEISIDNFRDANNLAETDTNERLTAAINVFLDMATNDSKEVSRIDKLLLDDYIAKVDKIISEQLDEILHHPQFQKVESAWRSLRYLVNRCPNNSNVKLELLDVDKETLRDDFEEAPDTTQSALYKQVYTAEYDTPGGEPISTMVSNFEFDCSAPDVSLLQEISRVSAAAHCPFLGSVGAKFFLKDSLEEVSKIQDLGSYMERAEFLRWKNFRESEDARYIGLAFPRFLLRLPYGDLNPIRHFNYQEDVSSEHHERYLWGNATFAFAANIVRSFHQNGWAVNIRGPQSGGRVENLPLHSFEAGRGQETKIPTEVLISETKELEFANQGFIPLSYYKNSDFACFFSANSAQKPQIFETPEATSNSRINARLPYIYLVSRIAHYMKVIQRENIGSSKPRHELEQQLNDWLGALVTKMNNPDESLIATHPLKDANVTVSEIPGNPGYYRVNTYVVPHFQVEGIDVRLALVGQMPGEK